CCCCAAATGTATCAAGATCCGCTTAATAATGcatgtaagtatttaatacctattactgGGTAGTGGGTGGGCTCAGGGGGAACTGGTCCTCGAATTGCTAAAAAAAATCTCTCGATTGCGTTGTATTAAGCATTATGacctttttgaaatatattatgaggGGGACTTCGGTCCTTCTAAGCAAATTGGCCTATGTGTGCttacaaacattaaaacatagggtgaatacaaaaaataaaataatttgtggtTCTACGTTCTACCATAGACctataaagaataaagatCTTTATAGGTCCATAATGTAAAACCATTATATCACCAGAAAGCcgtgcttataaataaaaatatcaattcaataaattttcaccatgttttctttattttatttggtcaTACTGATTAAACTGATTATAGAGATTAGTGATAAAAGACGccacataaaatgtttaacttttaataggaattatttattactctcactttaaacttttatagtatttatttttgatctcacatttttaaacatttttattcataaattacatattttgttttacgtaattttttaaaatgaaagatGAAcagaatgataataatgaccCAGAAAATTCccgaatatttgtattatatgacAAAAATCACCCAATATCTGAAAATGAGTTTAAAGAGATGTTTGGAAATTTTGgtgatgtaaaaaatatttacattgtaaaaGATCGCAACAGTGACAGTGTAAAAGGTAATATTTggtcttaattattttaaatagcaactgtttaatggttttaaaactggaaaaaattttatgtattttataacaaaagtattacgttaagaaatataatatgttagattcatttttacttatcttaatttaaatgtattcaattcattttttatatatttcagagTTTATTAGTGACATTaagactttttattttaatcattatccatttagtaaaaacaatgattatttattttaggagttgcatacataaaatattcaaaagcaTCGGAGGCTTTTAAAGCTATTGAAGCAATGAATGGACATAGAATAGAATCATCTAATCGTCGTATGAAAGTCTTAATGGCCACCAGGTACTTTATACAAATCttacaatagtataattgttaataaattaacttatttatcaGGTTGctcattatttatcaaatttatgataatattgaattagatcactataaaatatgtttatttttaaatagtatctaTCCAATggatttagataatatttatattaaatttgatgcaATTTCtaagtttatattgttatttttcaatagcCCTGGCCATATAAGAAGCAATTCAGAAATGGAATACAATAgactatttgtatttgtaccaAAAACTGATAAGGAATCAGATTTAGAAAATACTTTTAGTCAATATGGAGAAATCTCTAAAGTTCATATTGTTACAAATAAGGATACTGGAGAATCTAAAGGAATAgcttttataacttattcaaAGTAGgaaccatttttaattaaaaacaaaatattttatattaaaactaagagAATAGAATGTAATTAGCTTCATTTATTTAGGCCTTCGTCTGCTGCTTTAGCTATTGAAGAATGTGGACCAAATTATAAAGCTGTTTTTGCTAAACCCAAACATGATGATGGACCATCTGCATATCCTCCATCTTATCCTAGACATGGTGATCCTAAaagtaaatcaatataaatatttagtattaccataatattatatgtttatatgttaatattgtttgcagagaaataattaaaactaatctatcgatataaataataaacttactacttgtttaacttaattatattttcaggtctaacaatgttattttatattatcagaaTAAAGTTCTGGCTTTtagaacttttataataacttaaaacaattaaaacttacatcattatatatttcttaatattatgtataataatttgacaatttatttaagcataaacctatctatttattttaatgtaaataactgaaaagttatttttttttatagatccAACTAGCAGTTACTCACTACTTGCACCTCCATCTCATCAACACCGAGATGAACCTAGTGTATTAACTGCTTATACTTCATCAATTGTCTCATATAatgaagtttataaaattatgaatattgctCCTGAATTGGAATTAGTTAAAGAATTATCAAGACAGGTAATATACACACATGcatttacattacatatatatataatatattatgtattcattgacatttatttagtttactatttagtatttacaaataaataattaaattttaatattaattaataattatacatattagtaaattaaattggtGTATGTATTCAATTGATTTTCctgaattactaaaaaataatatttttttttaattctatttacaattgtagctgtacaaattttaaaatattttaatatttttaaattcttgatagcacaattttttttattctcggactttgaattattaaaaattgagttatagttaaaaataatccttctaaaatatcatattgcaACATTACACGTGAATAATTagtctttaaaatatagaacagtataatacagtaaaatccGCTTATTTGGGACACCACATAAAAAAGACAACCACTTAGACAGATTGCAAAGTCCCGAACGAATGTATCGGTTCATTAGTTATGATAATGGGGACAAATAGGTCACCGCCCAATGTGTCCCAATTAAGCGCATTCTACTCTATTATGGAAAAGTGTTGtcttaaaattagttaattattatcgtaataggatgtgtaataatattaattatttatgtcacAAATCCTGAtgcttattaaacaattttattgatagttattacttattaaaaataatgtatttaccaaacacttgtatatattttgtatgcttaattatattttcatatattttttaactagcAAATGTACGATAAGAAGATATttcaagttatttataatagtattgcaGCAGCTGAACATGCTGTAAATCGAATCAATGGATTTGAATATCCACCTGGTCATCCAATAATATTGGAATTCAGTAGTACTCCTATGTAAgattatttgatataacaatgtaatattagctaattaataatataattttagatctaTTTCATCAGCAGTGGATCCTATagcaaataaaatttcaaaagatATTGAAGTGCTTTCTAGTACTGTCACCAAAGCATTAGCcgtaattaaaaatgctaGTAACCTAACATCtggtaaaacaaataactattatttatatatttatattaataattttttaacatgttaTTTAGCTTCTTTATGCTTGGCGGATGATTATAGTTCACCATTAGCACCAAAAAGAGGAAATGAAAAAGTTCTTTTGCCATCATCAGATAATTCATTCaggtagtaaataattttaatctaatatttttattatttcatctgtatatatgttatagattattttttgtgtgcaAACCAATTATTCCTCCAATGCGCTTATTAGaagatacttttaaaatgtttaaagggttaagaaatattaatgttattgatGGCAAGAACTATGGTTATGTGACTTATGATAATTTGGAAAGTGCTACACGAgctattaatgtaatattactaaaatatatcagcattgaattttttaaattgtgtttttatattttaattaactatttttagtgtttaaatgATCACAAAGTATACAACAGTCGTTTAAAAGTAATGGAAGCTGAACCTAGAGAACCAAATCGTAAACGTATGAAACCTGATACAATGTGAATTCTAAAAGTAAGTACAtgcaataaagttaaataactaaaaaataatataaagtggtgtggaatttatctttataacttaaaatgatgggcatatatatatttttaaacaaaatttactattttgtacATAGTAAGCTGTAACTCTAGATAAAcagatataatgtttaataatgtgGCCTTTATCATTTgcaatcacaaaatatttttctgttgtGTTAAgttaactaatttttgaatattcaattaatgcctaactatacttataaaaattaaaaatattaataatttagaaaaatagaagcataatgtttttgttaagaacatttaataattgcaattaaaaatacaagataggtatcaaatttaattaatatactattaaataatataccagtattcttataaagaaaattattcattagccaagggtattaaatatagagcgtattcaaacattttttaaattgtgccGATTTACTggctaagttttttttttaaatttaagtttataatagaattttatacctattatttattacttattagtttatcttgacttattaactaaaataagtttgaatgttttgataattattcttattagtataaaagaaaatacaaataatcataaagaatattgaagtaatttaataattttaattataacttataagacctatttcaagattttattaattaaatgttatagtttATCACTACTttcaagtttataaaaatagtaaattactaTTCTGCACCAAAGTGAGCATaacaaaataagtacctacttaatcTTCATATCCTGTTTGAGATAATATTGAATGGTTTGAATGATTAATCGGTTccataaattttaagtaagatTCATTAGCTATACTTAATAgtctatatatatgtttactattatttgtcaattatttataaaattatgtttcctAATAATGGGATAATAGgaaaattatcttaataatgtaaattaaacaaaaataatatcaaatatataatatacttgtgtattatattaattaaaattatactattattaaaaaaaatagtatatatttcatacaatttatatttaattataaattatccgtatcaattcttttaaataactttaaatacataatatacttattcataatatatatgtaatatgtgtaatgtaatatactcTAATACAGTGTTTCTCAACCGGTGTGTCGTCAGGTAAGTTCAAACATTTTGTGGGAAGTTGTACAAACCTTGTTGACACTGTATAGTTAttgtgctttttttttttttattgtgtgtcgcaaagtatgaaaaattttaatagtgtgTTGCCATAACACAAAGTTTGAGAAACACtgctctaataatatatttaaattaaagtacaaatcaaatatattatattacacatgaATTCAGGTGGTTTAAGTtagattatgtttattatatttactatttattacctagttggttttttttttaaattataaaaactatcttTAGTTTCTTATGGTTGATTTGCTGAATTTTTTCTGTGTCtgtcttaatttttatagtatatgaattaaattgaatataatttttgaaaattaacatttttttatttttttatttaaatattacaagaaatatataagttttaactaACTGTGtgctaataatatacttaactgATAATGATATACATCACTGCTGAAAccgtataactatattttcaaaaccattattggTCGGATTacaatttgttcatttatgATTTCAGGACAGTAAATAGCACAACAAAAACAAACGATTTATTAAACCCACTAAAACAACAACAGAAACTTGAGTTTGTCTATAATTACGAGACAAATATCACAAAATCAACCGATTTCATGAAACACTACAAGATATTCAACAACTGTAACATATTGTCaacacaaaaaacactttttaaaCTAACTAACATATTTTACAGTGTTATTTGTTCAGAAAGTTTTAAAGCTgagaacttatatttatatagttataagctttttaatgtttttttttcatggacAAACtactttatagtataattaaataagccATTCAAATTACtggatatattttaagagatttaatataatgacaaGGAATTAAAATACATCTGGGTTAAACCagagtataattaattcatatgtatgatgatatatttagtagataattatttactatttttaaaaattaacataaactatttaatactataacataaatatcaaGTACACACAACAAGACTAACATCTTTGAAACATTGACATTTACCAATTAAGTattgctttt
This sequence is a window from Rhopalosiphum maidis isolate BTI-1 chromosome 1, ASM367621v3, whole genome shotgun sequence. Protein-coding genes within it:
- the LOC113548722 gene encoding RNA-binding protein 45, with translation MKDEQNDNNDPENSRIFVLYDKNHPISENEFKEMFGNFGDVKNIYIVKDRNSDSVKGVAYIKYSKASEAFKAIEAMNGHRIESSNRRMKVLMATSPGHIRSNSEMEYNRLFVFVPKTDKESDLENTFSQYGEISKVHIVTNKDTGESKGIAFITYSKPSSAALAIEECGPNYKAVFAKPKHDDGPSAYPPSYPRHGDPKNPTSSYSLLAPPSHQHRDEPSVLTAYTSSIVSYNEVYKIMNIAPELELVKELSRQQMYDKKIFQVIYNSIAAAEHAVNRINGFEYPPGHPIILEFSSTPISISSAVDPIANKISKDIEVLSSTVTKALAVIKNASNLTSASLCLADDYSSPLAPKRGNEKVLLPSSDNSFRLFFVCKPIIPPMRLLEDTFKMFKGLRNINVIDGKNYGYVTYDNLESATRAINCLNDHKVYNSRLKVMEAEPREPNRKRMKPDTM